The nucleotide sequence GCAATATAATATTATTGCAAAGACCTCTCATGAGGTATTGGCTGTTGATTCGTTAAAAAAGACAGTTAAGGTAAAAGACTTAAATACCAGTAAGGAATTTGAAGAATCTTATGATGTTTTAGTTCTTTCTCCGGGAGCAGCTCCTGTGGTTCCGCGTTCTATAACGGGATATGATAAGCCTCATGTTTTTACCGTAAGGAATGTTGTTGACATTAAAAAGCTTGATGATTATGTTAATGCCAATAATGTAAAAGATATTGCTGTTATAGGGGCAGGGTTTATCGGTATTGAGGTTGCCGAAAATTTTAAGCTTGCAGGTAAAAATGTTTCCCTCGTAGAAAAACTTCCGCAGGTAATGGCTCCATTCGATTATGATATGGCCCAAATTCTGCATAAAGAATTGTACGATAAGGGCGTAAACTTAGTTTTGGGTGACGGTATAAAAGAGATAGGCGACGGCTATATTATCCTTGAAAGCGGCAAAAAGCTTGATGCAGGGGCTGTTGTTCTGTCGTTGGGTGTCCGTCCTGAAGTTGCTTTAGCTCAAGGTGCAGGAGTAAAACTTGGAGATACGGGAGCTATTTTAGTAGATCATAATTACCGCACCAATGTAGATGACATTTATGCTGTAGGAGATGCTATCGAAGTAAGTCATTTTATAACAAGCAAAAAGACCAGGCTTACTCTTGCCGGCCCCGCACAAAGACAGGCCAGAGCAGCTGCAGATGATATGTACGGTATTCCTCATAGAAACACGGGAGTTATCGGTTCTTCGGTTATCCAATGTTTTGATTATAATGCCGCATGTACGGGTCTCAATGAAAGAGAGTGTAAGGCACAGGGAATTAATTACGACTTTGTCTATGTTATTCCGGGAGATAAGGTAGGTCTTATGCCGGATGCTCACCCTCTTTTCTTTAAGCTGATTTTTGCCAAGCCTTCCGGTAAGATTTTAGGAGCACAAGCAATAGGAAAAGGAAATGTCGATAAGCGTATAGATGTTATAGCTTCATTTATTATGTTGGGCGGAACTTTGGAAGACTTAAAAGAGTTGGAACTCTGCTACTCACCGATGTTCGGGACTGCAAAGGATATTGTTAATCATGCTGCTCTTGTAGGCTTAAATATTTTAAACGGAGTGTATAAGCAGGTTCCCGTTACAAAGGTAAGAGAGCTTGTAGAAAACAATGCTTTTATTGTTGACGTCCGCGAGCCCAAGGAATTTGAAGCGGGCCATCTTTTAAATGCCGTAAATATTCCTTTGAGTCAATTACGTGAAAGAATGGATGAGATTCCGAAAGATAAACCGGTATATGTACATTGCCGCTCAAGCCAGAGAAGCTACAATGCTCTTTGTGCTTTAAAAGGAAAAGGATATAAGAACATAGTAAATATTATGGGCTCATTTTTAGGTATAAGTGTTTATGAATACTTTAATGACATTACTCAAAACCGAAAGCCGATAGTTACTAAGTATAATTTTAGATAGGAAAAAGCTTTTGAAAGATAAAAAAATACCGGCAAAGGTAAAGGGGCTGTCAAAATTCGATGTTTTAAATCTTGTAATAGGATCTATTATCGGATGGG is from Treponema denticola and encodes:
- a CDS encoding FAD-dependent oxidoreductase, whose amino-acid sequence is MAKKVVIVGGVAGGASVAARVRRLDENAEVIMFEKGPNVSFSNCALPFFLSRIVPESESLVLMSPEQFKKQYNIIAKTSHEVLAVDSLKKTVKVKDLNTSKEFEESYDVLVLSPGAAPVVPRSITGYDKPHVFTVRNVVDIKKLDDYVNANNVKDIAVIGAGFIGIEVAENFKLAGKNVSLVEKLPQVMAPFDYDMAQILHKELYDKGVNLVLGDGIKEIGDGYIILESGKKLDAGAVVLSLGVRPEVALAQGAGVKLGDTGAILVDHNYRTNVDDIYAVGDAIEVSHFITSKKTRLTLAGPAQRQARAAADDMYGIPHRNTGVIGSSVIQCFDYNAACTGLNERECKAQGINYDFVYVIPGDKVGLMPDAHPLFFKLIFAKPSGKILGAQAIGKGNVDKRIDVIASFIMLGGTLEDLKELELCYSPMFGTAKDIVNHAALVGLNILNGVYKQVPVTKVRELVENNAFIVDVREPKEFEAGHLLNAVNIPLSQLRERMDEIPKDKPVYVHCRSSQRSYNALCALKGKGYKNIVNIMGSFLGISVYEYFNDITQNRKPIVTKYNFR